One part of the Xylanimonas allomyrinae genome encodes these proteins:
- a CDS encoding IS110 family transposase codes for MFKERTSVGLDVHARSVVAAAIDGQTGEVLSRRLTPAYADVVTWLAGLPGPVAVTYEAGPTGFGLYRALTGAGIECVVAAPSKLQRPAGDRVKTDARDALHLAKLLRLGEVTAVEVPTVEREAARDLVRAREDVRADLMRARHRLSKMLLRHGIVYSGGRAWTQDHDYWLRRQRFDQRAAASTFDAYYDTVKLIEARRDVLDKEIVAMAGDGEYTAVTNRLCALRGIATLTGFALAVEIGDWHRFSGRTIGAFLGLVPTEYSSGASRSQGEITKTGNAHVRRLLVEAAWHHRTRYAISAHMLKRWEQASPAVRARADAGNRRLHQRWVTFADRKKRSTVACVGVARELAGWCWSLATLEE; via the coding sequence GTGTTCAAGGAACGTACAAGCGTCGGGCTGGACGTGCACGCGCGGTCGGTCGTCGCGGCCGCGATCGACGGGCAGACCGGCGAGGTTCTCTCGCGGCGGCTGACTCCTGCGTATGCGGACGTTGTCACATGGCTGGCCGGGCTCCCGGGCCCGGTGGCGGTGACGTACGAGGCTGGACCGACGGGATTCGGCCTCTACCGTGCGCTGACCGGCGCGGGGATCGAGTGCGTGGTCGCGGCGCCCTCGAAGCTGCAGCGTCCGGCCGGGGATCGGGTCAAGACGGACGCGCGTGACGCGCTGCACCTGGCGAAGCTGCTGCGTCTGGGCGAGGTCACCGCGGTCGAGGTCCCGACGGTGGAGCGGGAGGCGGCCCGGGATCTGGTGCGTGCGCGCGAGGACGTGCGCGCAGACCTGATGCGGGCCCGGCACCGGCTCTCGAAGATGCTGCTGCGCCACGGGATCGTCTACAGCGGCGGGAGGGCATGGACCCAGGACCACGACTACTGGCTGCGCCGGCAGCGGTTCGACCAGCGGGCTGCGGCGAGCACCTTCGACGCCTACTACGACACGGTGAAGCTGATCGAGGCGCGCCGTGACGTGCTGGACAAGGAGATCGTCGCCATGGCGGGTGACGGCGAGTACACCGCCGTCACCAACAGGTTGTGCGCCCTGCGCGGGATCGCGACCCTGACCGGGTTCGCGCTGGCCGTCGAGATCGGTGACTGGCACCGGTTCTCCGGCCGCACCATTGGCGCGTTCCTCGGGCTGGTCCCGACCGAGTACTCCTCGGGCGCCAGCCGATCCCAGGGCGAGATCACCAAGACGGGCAACGCGCACGTGCGTCGCCTCCTGGTCGAGGCCGCCTGGCACCACCGCACCCGGTACGCGATCTCGGCGCACATGCTCAAGCGGTGGGAGCAGGCCTCTCCCGCGGTGCGTGCCCGCGCCGACGCGGGCAACCGGCGCCTGCACCAGCGATGGGTGACGTTCGCCGACCGCAAGAAGCGCAGCACCGTAGCCTGCGTGGGCGTGGCCCGCGAGCTCGCCGGCTGGTGCTGGTCCCTGGCCACGCTCGAGGAGTGA
- a CDS encoding alpha/beta fold hydrolase, whose amino-acid sequence MVFDGAGPAVVVLHGLAGSASEMVPTAQALEGRKVVLVDLRGHGRSTRRPGDLSREAYVRDVVRVIEREANEPVDLVGQSMGRTRRCSRRPPGRTWCAGLCFWSATRAVARPLARPGWGTSSVPGRCRSRAESRRCRCWAGARWRGRGLRTSRNAPEGSSRGSTRMSWRRRSRRWPFRGGSSGRAWTRPLSSSTPLTGCSARTRRLRSWDVVAA is encoded by the coding sequence ATGGTCTTCGACGGGGCAGGGCCTGCGGTGGTCGTCCTGCACGGGCTTGCGGGTAGCGCCAGCGAGATGGTCCCGACCGCGCAGGCGCTCGAGGGCCGCAAGGTGGTGCTGGTCGATCTGCGGGGTCACGGACGCAGCACCCGCCGGCCGGGGGATCTCTCCCGTGAGGCGTACGTGCGCGACGTCGTGCGGGTCATCGAGCGCGAGGCGAACGAGCCGGTGGACCTGGTGGGCCAGTCGATGGGGCGCACACGGCGATGCTCACGGCGGCCGCCCGGCCGGACCTGGTGCGCAGGCTTGTGCTTCTGGAGTGCGACGAGGGCAGTGGCACGCCCGCTGGCCAGGCCAGGCTGGGGGACTTCTTCCGTTCCTGGCCGGTGCCGTTCGCGAGCCGAGAGTCGGCGGTGCAGGTGCTGGGCGGGGGCCCGCTGGCGCGGTCGTGGGCTGCGGACCTCGAGGAACGCGCCGGAGGGCTCTTCGCGCGGTTCGACGCGGATGTCATGGAGGCGACGATCACGGCGGTGGCCGTTCCGCGGTGGGTCGAGTGGGAGAGCGTGGACGCGCCCACTCTCGTCGTCTACGCCCCTGACGGGATGTTCAGCGAGGACCAGAAGGCTGCGTTCGTGGGACGTGGTCGCCGCGTGA
- a CDS encoding peptidoglycan-binding domain-containing protein — protein sequence MRVVGLVVAAALLIGGGWALAQQMVSPDQVAARAEPPAPVPVVAPLREGYLHGAVTMSVTAGQSGVHDVVAPATLTGVVTASDLVPGASVTAGASLARVNGRPVIVLTGSFPLYRDLVAGDSGDDVRMLQQALIDAGLLTGRADGVLGARTLTAVRQLYKHVGFTAPTAASSPTADTGSARGGNTPGDGATPPAPPSTQTSVDAAELVFTPTLPATVTSVLAVGTPVETGKPVATLAAGATQLTADLPPESIGSLAAGATGTFTDADGKAGTAVLMSLTSGADGQMRVLWAPTGAVEPGTTYVLSIENPAAQADKMLLAPVAAVVSRGGADAVQLRDGATFREVQVKVVGVEGAVAAVQPVGDEPTLKAGVEVRLG from the coding sequence GTGAGGGTCGTGGGCTTGGTCGTCGCGGCGGCCTTGCTCATCGGCGGCGGGTGGGCTCTGGCCCAGCAGATGGTCTCTCCGGACCAGGTCGCAGCGCGCGCCGAGCCGCCCGCTCCGGTGCCTGTCGTCGCGCCGCTGCGCGAGGGGTACCTGCACGGCGCGGTGACGATGTCGGTGACCGCCGGGCAGAGCGGCGTCCACGACGTCGTCGCCCCGGCGACGCTGACCGGTGTCGTGACGGCGAGCGACCTCGTACCGGGGGCCTCTGTGACGGCAGGAGCATCGCTGGCGCGGGTCAACGGTAGGCCCGTGATCGTCCTGACGGGCTCGTTCCCGTTGTACCGGGACCTGGTGGCGGGCGACTCGGGCGACGACGTCAGGATGCTCCAGCAAGCTCTGATCGACGCGGGCCTGCTCACCGGTCGGGCCGACGGCGTGCTTGGGGCGCGGACGCTCACCGCGGTTCGGCAGCTATACAAGCACGTCGGGTTCACCGCGCCCACTGCGGCGTCCAGCCCGACCGCCGACACCGGGAGCGCGCGGGGCGGAAACACGCCGGGCGACGGCGCGACGCCGCCTGCGCCGCCGAGCACGCAGACCTCTGTCGATGCGGCCGAGCTGGTCTTCACGCCCACGCTCCCGGCGACGGTGACGTCCGTCCTCGCGGTCGGCACGCCCGTCGAGACGGGCAAGCCCGTCGCGACGCTCGCAGCCGGGGCGACGCAGTTGACGGCGGACCTGCCGCCCGAGTCGATCGGGTCACTGGCGGCGGGTGCGACGGGCACGTTCACGGACGCCGACGGCAAGGCCGGCACCGCGGTCCTGATGTCCCTCACGTCTGGCGCCGACGGACAGATGCGCGTGCTCTGGGCACCGACCGGCGCCGTGGAGCCGGGGACGACGTACGTGCTGTCGATCGAGAACCCTGCCGCGCAGGCCGACAAGATGCTCCTCGCCCCGGTCGCTGCCGTGGTGTCACGCGGCGGTGCGGACGCGGTTCAGCTCCGTGACGGCGCCACGTTCCGCGAGGTCCAGGTCAAGGTCGTCGGCGTCGAGGGCGCCGTCGCGGCAGTTCAGCCCGTTGGAGACGAGCCCACGCTCAAGGCCGGGGTGGAGGTGCGTCTTGGCTGA
- a CDS encoding ATP-binding cassette domain-containing protein: MADAPLISLHGITRRFSDGTVAVAGVDLDVDPGEVVAIVGPSGSGKSTLLNVLGLLDKPSSGSIMLGGVDVSGLDDGARSDLRSADLAFVFQRAHLLPSLTVAENVGIGIEYSPDRRDTDARVGDALERCGLGPKADALARTLSGGEMQRAAIARALVRRAQLWLADEPTGNLDSAQSVLIIDELRARAADAGAALIVVTHEPDIAARLGRTVTLRDGRVVSDLGGSNRGMQSLTPPNAPARRTLGLVRALRTCATMLRARTPGARAGVVAASIAVALTVTALGLSQSAAAQVTGLFDAQRAAQVTASLSREDATIPWNVRVAEVRSFPGVTGTELWTLYQQLPVAIGDYVTGTADVVTTAATPGAASGTTIAWAPHTEHRLTSGEALVGSALARRLGLASIDAGPEITVAGQRLRVVGLLDSERTGTAAGTIFVSDDALSHLSGSLSATLFVTTVPGGARQVADVLKPLADPFGQARIDIDPVLGPEAFAGALTDSVGVSLQVLAVVAALAGLGTVVFVNLLGITSRRAELGVRRAFGARRGEIAVIVASECAARSLLGAVIGLLVGLVAILAVTITARWEPVFDLRLLSVPLAGALFFGLVGGVAPAVHAARIEPADAVRS; the protein is encoded by the coding sequence TTGGCTGACGCGCCCCTGATCTCGCTGCACGGCATCACGCGCCGGTTCTCCGACGGCACCGTCGCAGTCGCCGGAGTCGACCTCGACGTCGACCCCGGTGAAGTCGTCGCGATCGTCGGCCCGTCCGGTTCGGGGAAGTCGACACTCCTCAACGTCCTCGGCCTGCTCGACAAGCCCTCGTCCGGGTCGATCATGCTCGGAGGGGTCGACGTGAGCGGCCTCGACGACGGCGCACGCTCGGACCTGCGCTCCGCCGATCTCGCGTTCGTGTTCCAGCGCGCCCACCTGCTCCCGTCGCTCACCGTCGCCGAGAACGTCGGCATTGGCATCGAGTACTCACCCGACCGGCGCGACACCGACGCCCGCGTCGGGGACGCGCTCGAGCGGTGCGGGCTCGGCCCCAAAGCCGACGCGCTCGCCCGGACGCTTTCTGGCGGCGAGATGCAGCGCGCGGCGATCGCGCGCGCCTTGGTGCGTCGGGCACAGCTCTGGCTGGCCGACGAGCCGACCGGCAATCTCGACAGCGCGCAGTCCGTCCTGATCATCGACGAGCTGCGCGCGCGCGCCGCCGACGCTGGCGCCGCCCTTATCGTCGTCACCCACGAGCCCGACATCGCCGCCCGCCTCGGCCGCACGGTTACGCTCCGCGACGGTCGCGTGGTTTCCGACCTCGGTGGAAGCAACCGCGGTATGCAGTCGCTGACGCCGCCGAACGCCCCCGCCCGCCGGACGCTCGGGCTCGTCCGGGCGCTGCGCACCTGCGCGACCATGCTCCGGGCCCGCACCCCCGGCGCCCGGGCAGGCGTCGTCGCAGCCAGCATCGCCGTCGCACTCACCGTCACCGCGCTCGGCCTCTCACAGAGCGCGGCCGCGCAGGTCACCGGCCTCTTCGACGCTCAACGCGCAGCCCAGGTCACCGCAAGCCTCAGCCGCGAAGACGCCACCATCCCCTGGAACGTCCGGGTCGCCGAGGTGCGCTCCTTCCCCGGCGTCACGGGCACCGAACTGTGGACCCTGTATCAGCAACTCCCCGTGGCGATCGGGGACTACGTCACCGGCACTGCCGACGTCGTCACCACTGCCGCCACACCCGGCGCAGCGAGCGGCACCACGATCGCGTGGGCGCCCCACACCGAGCACCGTCTCACCTCCGGTGAGGCCCTCGTCGGCTCAGCCCTCGCGCGCCGCCTCGGCCTCGCGTCGATCGACGCCGGACCCGAGATCACCGTCGCCGGCCAGCGCCTGCGTGTCGTCGGACTCCTCGACTCCGAACGAACCGGAACCGCAGCCGGGACCATTTTCGTCTCCGACGACGCCCTCTCCCACCTATCCGGATCGCTCTCCGCGACCCTCTTCGTAACCACCGTCCCCGGTGGCGCACGCCAAGTCGCTGACGTGCTCAAGCCGCTCGCCGACCCGTTCGGACAGGCACGCATCGACATCGATCCCGTGCTCGGGCCCGAGGCATTCGCCGGCGCGCTCACCGACTCCGTCGGCGTCAGCCTCCAGGTCCTCGCCGTGGTCGCCGCGCTCGCCGGGCTCGGCACCGTGGTCTTCGTCAACCTGCTCGGCATCACCTCCCGCAGAGCCGAGCTCGGCGTCAGGCGGGCGTTCGGAGCACGCCGAGGCGAGATCGCGGTCATTGTCGCGTCAGAGTGCGCCGCCCGCTCCCTTCTCGGGGCCGTCATCGGACTGCTCGTCGGGCTGGTCGCGATCCTCGCCGTGACCATCACGGCCCGTTGGGAGCCCGTCTTCGACCTGCGCCTGCTGTCGGTACCACTCGCCGGGGCGCTCTTCTTCGGCCTCGTCGGCGGGGTCGCGCCCGCGGTTCACGCCGCCCGGATCGAGCCCGCCGACGCGGTGCGCTCGTGA
- a CDS encoding RNA polymerase sigma factor gives MPPEALQNASFTRCFRTNYDDIHAYLARRVDPQLADDLTAEVFARAWNAWHNAPEPARPWLFGIARHLVADRYRAQNQEDELHARLDNERTNTQDEVGGVETALDVRAAWAQLPGRDREVLALIAWDGLTVSEAAAALHLPRPAFSMRLTRARRRLKHLLEQGEPAPMIPSLERSPR, from the coding sequence ATGCCGCCCGAGGCACTGCAGAACGCGTCGTTCACGCGCTGCTTCCGCACGAACTACGACGACATTCATGCCTACCTCGCCCGGCGGGTCGACCCGCAGCTCGCCGACGACCTCACCGCCGAGGTCTTCGCGAGGGCTTGGAACGCATGGCACAACGCCCCCGAACCCGCTCGACCCTGGCTGTTCGGCATCGCCCGTCACCTCGTCGCCGACCGCTACCGCGCACAGAACCAGGAAGACGAGCTCCATGCCCGGCTCGACAACGAGCGAACCAACACCCAAGACGAGGTCGGCGGCGTCGAGACCGCTCTCGACGTGCGCGCTGCCTGGGCTCAGCTCCCCGGACGCGATCGGGAGGTCCTAGCGCTCATCGCGTGGGACGGCCTGACCGTCTCCGAAGCCGCCGCCGCCCTGCACCTCCCGCGGCCCGCGTTCTCGATGCGCCTGACACGCGCCAGACGGCGCCTCAAACACCTCCTTGAACAAGGAGAACCCGCCCCCATGATCCCGTCGCTCGAAAGGAGCCCGCGATGA
- a CDS encoding transposase, whose amino-acid sequence MEQFGSVSTMVVEEEGPRADRPKRRVFTADFKRRIVAEYDAAPRGSKGAVLRREGLYDSHVLEWRAAIAAGTLDASSARRGRAPRDAEQARIVELERQVKRLEAEAAVKDKVIADREAALEVLGKGVAFLEALSSKNAR is encoded by the coding sequence ATGGAGCAGTTCGGTAGCGTCTCGACCATGGTGGTCGAGGAGGAGGGCCCTCGGGCGGATCGGCCCAAGCGGCGGGTCTTCACCGCGGACTTCAAGCGGCGGATCGTCGCGGAGTACGACGCGGCCCCGCGGGGGTCGAAGGGTGCGGTGTTGCGCCGTGAGGGCTTGTACGACTCGCATGTGCTGGAGTGGAGGGCGGCGATCGCGGCGGGCACCCTGGACGCCTCGTCGGCGCGGCGGGGCCGTGCGCCGCGTGATGCGGAGCAGGCGCGGATCGTCGAGCTCGAGCGGCAGGTCAAGCGGTTGGAGGCCGAGGCTGCCGTCAAGGACAAGGTGATCGCGGATCGTGAGGCCGCGCTCGAGGTCTTGGGAAAAGGTGTCGCGTTCTTGGAGGCTCTGTCGAGCAAGAACGCCCGATGA
- a CDS encoding IS3 family transposase, whose translation MKAQVTAWKTETVDELAPLVGVVRACALVGRSRATHHRHANPKPRMHGPRLKQYQPAELTPAERDRVLAVLNSDRYANLAVAQVWAMELDEGRYYCSARTMYRILSAAAMNRERRRQATHPPRVVPELVATGVGEVWSWDITRLRGPAKGVWYHAYVVIDIFSRYIVGWRIETVEDGDLAAELVQDIVTEQGHPPRYLHADGGAAMTSKPLASLLVDLDVRRSHNRPRTSNDNPYSEAQFKTMKYDPHYPARFASIGHARAWMDEFITWYNHEHRHSGIGLLTPASVHHGTAEQIRVARQATLDQAYTAHPERFHRRPVPPELPARVTTNDPERQRLPA comes from the coding sequence ATGAAGGCCCAGGTCACCGCCTGGAAGACAGAGACCGTCGACGAGCTGGCCCCGCTGGTCGGTGTCGTGCGGGCGTGTGCCCTGGTGGGCAGGTCGCGGGCGACGCATCACCGGCACGCGAACCCGAAGCCGCGCATGCACGGGCCGCGGCTCAAGCAGTATCAGCCGGCCGAGCTCACGCCCGCGGAGCGGGACCGTGTCCTGGCCGTGCTGAACAGCGACAGGTACGCGAACCTCGCGGTGGCGCAGGTGTGGGCGATGGAGCTGGACGAGGGCCGCTACTACTGCTCGGCGCGCACGATGTACCGCATCCTGTCCGCCGCGGCGATGAACCGGGAACGACGCCGGCAGGCGACCCACCCGCCACGGGTGGTCCCCGAGCTGGTCGCGACCGGCGTCGGGGAGGTCTGGTCGTGGGACATCACGAGGCTGCGGGGTCCGGCCAAGGGCGTCTGGTACCACGCGTACGTCGTGATCGACATCTTCTCCCGCTACATCGTGGGGTGGCGCATCGAGACGGTCGAGGACGGGGACCTGGCCGCCGAGCTGGTCCAGGACATCGTCACCGAGCAAGGCCACCCGCCGCGGTATCTGCACGCCGACGGCGGCGCCGCGATGACGTCCAAGCCGCTGGCGTCCCTGCTCGTCGACCTCGACGTGCGCCGCTCGCACAACCGGCCCCGGACCTCGAACGACAACCCGTACTCCGAGGCCCAGTTCAAGACGATGAAGTACGACCCGCACTACCCGGCCCGGTTCGCCTCGATCGGGCACGCCCGCGCCTGGATGGACGAGTTCATCACCTGGTACAACCACGAGCACCGCCACTCGGGCATCGGGCTACTCACCCCCGCCTCCGTCCACCACGGCACCGCCGAGCAGATCCGCGTCGCCAGGCAGGCCACCCTCGACCAGGCGTACACCGCACACCCCGAGCGGTTCCACCGGCGGCCAGTGCCACCCGAGCTACCCGCCCGCGTGACGACCAACGACCCCGAGAGACAACGCCTGCCCGCGTAG
- a CDS encoding sensor histidine kinase, whose translation MSWTTARAVARAGRGELILAAALAVVFLVLPLVLRPYAPAIGSPTWVDVVLTVVSATALTQLRRHPAGTLAVTAAATYTGIVSGHVVNLAQVAMSVAVFGYALARPPRKAIIAAGAATVIFEGLALATAFASDGLLRREDVVLWLWTLTAIAIAIRSRRDTVAALTDRAVRAEQGREEAARRRVAEERLRIARELHDVMAHHVSAISVQAGMAEHMLGRDEQVVADAVRNIRTSAKTVLGELHSVLAVLRRDGTAVDAVTAPVRGLDFGWAGWRPRFSIGQHDLTGTEPGPHRGGCGLGAVSTVPHSRIVVRWMSLPSRPGS comes from the coding sequence GTGTCCTGGACGACGGCGCGCGCGGTGGCGCGGGCGGGCCGCGGCGAGCTGATCCTCGCCGCGGCCCTCGCCGTCGTCTTCCTCGTGCTGCCGCTCGTGCTGCGCCCGTACGCGCCGGCGATCGGGTCGCCGACCTGGGTCGACGTGGTCCTGACGGTCGTCAGTGCGACCGCCCTGACGCAGCTGCGGCGGCACCCCGCGGGCACGCTCGCGGTCACGGCCGCCGCGACCTACACGGGGATCGTGAGCGGTCACGTCGTGAACCTCGCCCAGGTCGCGATGAGCGTCGCCGTCTTCGGCTACGCGCTCGCCCGGCCGCCGCGCAAGGCGATCATCGCCGCCGGCGCGGCCACGGTCATCTTCGAGGGGCTCGCCCTCGCGACCGCGTTCGCGAGCGACGGCCTGCTGCGCCGCGAGGACGTGGTGCTGTGGCTGTGGACCCTGACGGCGATCGCCATCGCGATCCGTAGCCGCCGCGACACGGTCGCCGCGCTCACGGACCGGGCCGTGCGCGCCGAGCAGGGGCGTGAGGAGGCCGCGCGGCGCCGGGTCGCCGAGGAACGGCTGCGGATCGCGCGCGAGCTGCACGACGTCATGGCCCACCACGTGTCCGCGATCAGCGTCCAGGCGGGGATGGCCGAGCACATGCTCGGCCGTGACGAGCAGGTCGTCGCCGACGCCGTGCGCAACATCCGCACCTCGGCCAAGACCGTCCTCGGCGAGCTTCACTCCGTGCTGGCCGTGCTGCGCCGCGACGGCACCGCCGTCGACGCGGTGACGGCACCGGTGCGCGGGCTCGACTTCGGCTGGGCTGGCTGGCGGCCGAGGTTTTCCATCGGTCAGCACGACTTGACCGGGACGGAGCCGGGTCCGCACAGGGGTGGCTGCGGGCTCGGTGCGGTGTCGACGGTGCCCCATTCGAGGATCGTGGTGCGGTGGATGAGCTTGCCGTCGCGGCCGGGTTCGTAG
- a CDS encoding undecaprenyl-diphosphate phosphatase yields MGVVGLATRHVVSGPLRNLWVVVAALAGWSVVMWLAERAATLNRTEGDLTLTDAVVIGLVQCLALVPGVSRSGATISAGLFRGLDRVVATRVSFFLSIPALVAAGGYEAATSASDVGASVGWGATVLATLVSFAVAYASIAWLLRLVVHRLISVFAGYRVGLATAVAVLLSTGALSAT; encoded by the coding sequence GTGGGCGTCGTCGGGCTCGCGACCCGGCACGTCGTCTCTGGACCGCTGCGCAACCTGTGGGTGGTCGTCGCGGCGCTCGCCGGCTGGAGCGTCGTCATGTGGCTGGCCGAGCGTGCGGCGACGCTGAACCGGACCGAGGGAGACCTCACGCTCACCGACGCCGTCGTGATCGGGCTGGTGCAGTGCCTGGCCCTGGTGCCGGGTGTGTCCCGCTCGGGCGCCACCATCAGTGCCGGACTCTTCCGTGGCCTGGACCGCGTGGTCGCCACACGCGTCTCGTTCTTCCTGTCGATCCCTGCGCTGGTGGCCGCCGGCGGGTACGAGGCAGCCACCAGCGCTTCAGACGTCGGCGCGTCGGTCGGCTGGGGTGCCACCGTTCTCGCGACGCTCGTGAGCTTCGCCGTCGCCTACGCGTCGATCGCGTGGCTCCTCCGGCTGGTCGTGCACCGCCTGATCAGCGTGTTCGCCGGATACCGGGTCGGTCTTGCCACCGCGGTCGCGGTGCTGCTCAGCACCGGCGCCCTCAGCGCGACATGA
- a CDS encoding ABC transporter permease — protein MTETLVRAVAGVALLVVITATVLWWARVPRPWAPGKAVLRGTLQLAAISLVLRGVIGDARWVALAMTVMFAVASITVARRLGLGPSRAVPVVAAMGVGVAVALGTAFGTGAIDATPRYTLALGGIVIGGSMTTATLAGRRLASSLRLRWAEVEAWLALGATRRQATAVIARESVAEALVPAIDQTRTTGLVTLPGAFVGAIFGGASPVEAGRFQIVVLAAILAAGAVTAVLLLTAIAPTPTRPMAPPG, from the coding sequence ATGACTGAGACGCTCGTCCGTGCCGTGGCCGGAGTAGCACTCCTGGTCGTGATCACGGCGACGGTGCTGTGGTGGGCGCGGGTGCCGCGACCGTGGGCGCCTGGCAAGGCCGTGCTGCGCGGCACCCTGCAGCTCGCCGCGATCAGCCTGGTGCTGCGCGGCGTCATCGGCGACGCACGCTGGGTGGCCCTGGCGATGACCGTGATGTTCGCCGTCGCGTCCATCACCGTGGCACGCCGTCTCGGACTGGGCCCGTCACGAGCCGTTCCCGTCGTCGCAGCGATGGGCGTCGGCGTGGCCGTTGCACTCGGCACGGCGTTCGGCACCGGCGCCATCGACGCGACACCCCGGTACACGCTCGCGCTCGGAGGCATCGTCATCGGCGGGTCCATGACGACGGCCACGCTCGCGGGACGCCGGCTGGCATCGAGTCTCCGCCTGCGCTGGGCCGAGGTCGAAGCCTGGCTCGCACTCGGGGCCACACGCCGACAGGCGACGGCGGTCATCGCACGCGAGTCTGTCGCCGAGGCCCTCGTCCCGGCCATCGACCAGACCCGCACCACCGGGCTGGTCACCTTGCCGGGGGCGTTCGTCGGCGCGATCTTCGGTGGCGCATCTCCGGTCGAGGCCGGACGCTTCCAGATCGTCGTGCTTGCTGCCATTCTCGCCGCAGGGGCCGTGACTGCCGTCCTGCTACTGACCGCCATCGCGCCGACCCCGACCAGACCTATGGCACCCCCGGGCTGA